In Carya illinoinensis cultivar Pawnee chromosome 16, C.illinoinensisPawnee_v1, whole genome shotgun sequence, a single window of DNA contains:
- the LOC122299473 gene encoding histone H1-like — MDPTLPLPFPPPPSATPSFPDPTAIPAVVPAATEAQNHLAHAANPTLNPNLPPAANPAPQLNHSHPPYAEMIYAAIAALNERNGSSKRAIAKYIEQAYSGLPPSHSALLTHNLKRLKNTGHLVMVKKSYKLPRSDASPSAPPAPSLSGDPKGQGRGRGRPPKPKIAPGPIIEPNAQPVLVALGLVDDPNVQPVEAKRGPGRPRKTGPVGQDGGPTKRGRGRPPGPRVGVKPRLMKKTPKPKSVTSVLGSNGLKRGRGRPPKSQLKTMVIPFAPNNVPAVAPVVNVPRPRGRPKKDAAAPVLPVYAADGVVGKFPGGPPNVGKARKPKKTTGRPVGRPKKNAAPFALSAVPDAQPIAYVDLKRKLEYIQSKVSEAVAVLKHQITNESAVVAIQELEGLAAMDIISAPLQVETQQPEQLPPPQQLQQLLHPPELPQPQLPQPQLPQWLPHQQELLQPHPPFAP; from the exons ATGGACCCGACGCTACCGTTGCCGTTTCCTCCGCCGCCCAGCGCCACACCCTCCTTTCCCGACCCCACAGCCATCCCCGCTGTAGTCCCCGCCGCCACCGAAGCTCAGAACCACCTTGCTCATGCAGCCAACCCTACCCTTAACCCCAACCTTCCCCCTGCCGCCAATCCTGCCCCACAGCTCAACCACAGCCACCCGCCTTACGCCGAG ATGATATACGCGGCGATTGCTGCTCTGAATGAGCGGAACGGGTCGAGCAAGAGAGCCATAGCCAAGTACATAGAGCAAGCTTACTCGGGCCTACCGCCCAGTCACTCGGCCTTGTTGACTCACAACCTCAAGCGCTTGAAGAACACCGGTCATCTTGTCATGGTCAAGAAATCGTACAAGCTTCCTAGATCTGATGCGTCTCCTTCGGCTCCTCCAGCTCCTTCTCTTTCTGGGGACCCAAAGGGCCAGGGCCGTGGTCGTGGCCGTCCTCCAAAGCCCAAGATTGCTCCCGGTCCCATTATTGAGCCGAACGCGCAGCCCGTTCTGGTCGCTCTTGGGCTCGTGGACGATCCCAATGTTCAGCCGGTGGAGGCCAAGCGAGGTCCTGGTCGTCCACGTAAAACTGGGCCGGTGGGCCAGGATGGTGGTCCTACCAAGAGGGGTAGAGGCAGGCCACCTGGGCCTAGAGTCGGAGTGAAACCCAGGTTGATGAAGAAGACTCCGAAGCCCAAGTCTGTGACGTCAGTGTTGGGCTCTAATGGGCTCAAAAGAGGCCGCGGACGCCCACCCAAGTCCCAGCTCAAGACCATGGTTATTCCTTTCGCCCCGAACAATGTCCCAGCAGTAGCACCGGTGGTAAATGTACCGAGGCCTAGAGGTAGGCCGAAGAAGGATGCAGCTGCACCAGTTTTACCGGTGTATGCAGCTGATGGTGTCGTTGGAAAATTTCCCGGCGGACCGCCAAACGTTGGCAAGGCCCGGAAGCCGAAAAAAACAACCGGGAGGCCGGTTGGCCGGCCGAAGAAG AACGCAGCTCCATTTGCTCTATCTGCAGTGCCCGACGCACAACCAATCGCCTACGTAGATCTTAAGAGGAAACTTGAATATATA CAATCTAAAGTGAGTGAAGCTGTTGCCGTGCTGAAACATCAGATAACTAACGAAAGCGCTGTGGTGGCAATCCAAGAGTTAGAAGGGCTGGCAGCAATGGACATTATTTCGGCACCATTACAAGTTGAAACCCAACAGCCGGAACAGTTGCCACCGCCACAACAGTTGCAACAGCTGCTGCATCCGCCAGAGCTGCCACAGCCACAACTGCCACAGCCACAACTGCCACAATGGCTGCCCCATCAGCAAGAGCTGCTACAGCCACACCCGCCTTTTGCTCCATAA